One Phoenix dactylifera cultivar Barhee BC4 unplaced genomic scaffold, palm_55x_up_171113_PBpolish2nd_filt_p 000654F, whole genome shotgun sequence DNA window includes the following coding sequences:
- the LOC120106829 gene encoding probable protein phosphatase 2C 43 — protein sequence MFSWLARIAAACWGPVRKYSRMRKDEDEDDALLWSRDLGRHSAGEFSMAVVQANEVLEDHSQVETGPDATFVGVYDGHGGPDASRFISDHLFLHLMRLARENGTISEDVVRNAFSATEDGFLAHVRRTHQIKPLLAAIGSCCLAGVIWKGTLYVANVGDSRAVVGCLGKSNNIVAEQLTRDHNASMEEVRQELRSLHPDDSHIVVLKHGVWRIKGIIQVSRSIGDAYLKKPEFSIDPSVQRFRLSEPLRRPVLTAEPSIYTRVLRPQDKFLIFASDGLWEHLTNQEAAEIVYNYPRAGIARRLVRAALQEAARKREMRYVDLKKVEKGIRRFFHDDITVVVIFIDHELLLGSDASVPELSVRGFADAAGPSNFSVLDNI from the exons ATGTTTTCGTGGCTGGCAAGGATTGCGGCGGCGTGCTGGGGCCCGGTCCGGAAGTACTCGCGTATGAGGAAGGATGAGGACGAGGACGACGCGCTTCTGTGGTCGCGGGACCTCGGGCGGCACTCGGCCGGGGAGTTCTCGATGGCGGTCGTCCAGGCCAACGAGGTTCTCGAGGACCACAGCCAGGTCGAGACCGGGCCCGACGCCACCTTCGTTGGGGTCTACGACGGCCACGGCGGGCCCGACGCCTCCCGCTTCATCTCCGATCACCTCTTCCTTCATCTCATGA GACTTGCGCGAGAAAATGGAACTATATCTGAGGATGTTGTCAGAAATGCATTTTCTGCAACTGAGGATGGGTTTCTTGCACATGTTCGCAGAACACATCAAATAAAACCATTGCTTGCTGCAATTGGATCTTGTTGTTTAGCGGGAGTTATATGGAAGGGGACATTATACGTAGCCAATGTGGGAGATTCTCGAGCAGTTGTTGGTTGTTTAGGTAAGTCAAACAACATCGTTGCTGAACAACTGACGAGAGATCATAATGCAAGTATGGAGGAGGTGAGACAAGAACTTAGGTCTCTTCATCCAGATGACTCGCATATTGTGGTTCTTAAGCATGGGGTATGGCGAATCAAAGGAATAATCCAG GTGTCAAGATCCATAGGGGATGCATACTTAAAGAAGCCAGAATTCTCTATAGACCCATCTGTCCAACGTTTCAGGCTCTCTGAACCTCTTCGCAGGCCTGTTCTTACAGCAGAGCCATCCATTTATACACGAGTCCTCCGTCCACAAGATAAGTTCTTGATCTTTGCATCTGATGGACTGTGGGAGCACCTGACAAATCAGGAAGCAGCCGAAATTGTGTATAATTATCCAAGAGCT GGAATTGCAAGGAGGCTGGTCAGAGCAGCGTTGCAGGAAGCTGCTCGGAAGAGGGAAATGAGGTACGTGGATCTCAAGAAAGTGGAAAAGGGGATCCGCCGCTTTTTCCATGATGACATAACAGTTGTCGTCATCTTCATAGATCACGAGTTATTGCTGGGTTCAGATGCATCTGTGCCAGAATTATCAGTACGTGGTTTCGCTGATGCAGCTGGACCCTCAAATTTTTCGGTATTGGACAATATTTGA